In Cicer arietinum cultivar CDC Frontier isolate Library 1 chromosome 1, Cicar.CDCFrontier_v2.0, whole genome shotgun sequence, one DNA window encodes the following:
- the NAC05 gene encoding NAC transcription factor 56 has product MESTDSSTGSQQPNLPPGFRFHPTDEELVVHYLKKKAASAPLPVAIIAEVDLYKFDPWELPAKATFGEQEWYFFSPRDRKYPNGARPNRAATSGYWKATGTDKPVLTSGGTQKVGVKKALVFYGGKPPRGIKTNWIMHEYRLADNKPNNRPPGCDLGNKKNSLRLDDWVLCRIYKKSNTHWSPVEHDREDSMDDMIGGVPPSINVGQMNARFHFSKMSNSYNNTLLENDQNLLEGMMLSNNNNNNNTVATLSSQLGGSASTSNASASKRTLSSLYWNDHEDVAASNKRFNLESDHHHGSVVRNDQESGTVATSFASLLNNLPQTPNSLHQQTMLGSIGDGLLRTTPYQIQGMNWYG; this is encoded by the exons ATGGAAAGTACTGATTCATCCACCGGTTCGCAACAACCGAATCTCCCGCCTGGATTCCGATTCCACCCCACCGATGAAGAGCTTGTTGTTCATTACCTCAAGAAAAAAGCAGCTTCAGCTCCTTTGCCTGTAGCCATCATCGCTGAAGTTGATCTCTACAAGTTCGATCCATGGGAGCTACCAG CTAAGGCAACGTTCGGAGAGCAAGAGTGGTATTTCTTTAGTCCAAGGGACAGGAAGTATCCTAATGGTGCTAGGCCAAACAGGGCTGCTACATCTGGTTATTGGAAGGCAACTGGTACTGATAAGCCCGTTTTGACTTCAGGTGGAACACAAAAAGTTGGTGTGAAAAAAGCTTTGGTTTTCTATGGTGGAAAACCACCAAGAGGGATTAAAACCAATTGGATCATGCATGAGTATAGGCTTGCTGATAATAAGCCTAATAATAGGCCTCCTGGTTGTGACTTGGGCAACAAGAAAAACTCTCTAAGG CTTGATGATTGGGTGTTATGCCGAATCTACAAGAAAAGCAACACACATTGGTCACCTGTGGAACATGATAGAGAAGATTCAATGGATGATATGATAGGAGGAGTACCTCCATCAATAAACGTGGGACAAATGAATGCAAGGTTTCATTTTTCAAAGATGTCAAATAGCTACAACAATACATTGTtggaaaatgaccaaaatttatTAGAAGGAATGATGCTaagcaataacaacaacaataacaatacCGTTGCTACTTTGTCATCACAATTAGGAGGTTCTGCTTCTACTTCCAATGCTTCTGCTTCAAAAAGAACACTCTCTTCACTTTATTGGAATGATCATGAAGATGTTGCAGCTTCTAATAAAAGGTTCAATTTGGAAAGTGATCATCATCATGGAAGTGTTGTGAGAAATGATCAAGAAAGCGGAACCGTCGCTACATCTTTCGCTTCTCTCCTTAATAATCTCCCTCAAACACCTAATTCATTGCATCAACAAACAATGTTGGGATCAATAGGTGATGGTTTACTTAGAACAACACCATATCAAATTCAAGGCATGAATTGGTATGGTTAA
- the LOC101505712 gene encoding uncharacterized protein, whose protein sequence is MASVHSTVPPQSFFPSISKPKSKPNSISKLQNFPASIFSTNPINKRVMVSTKSSAEEFDVITVQSDDVTDQQEGLMVRRVEMEGGDGELATQVNGFGANEGLLSLEGFSSSPPSSSGLVGNENEESVEKLLDRTINASIVLAAGTFALTKLLTIDSDYWHGWTIYEIVRYAPQHNWSAYEEALKTNPVFAKMVISGVVYSVGDWIAQCFEGKPLFEFDRARMFRSGIVGFALHGSLSHYYYQFCEELFPYKEWWVVPVKVAFDQTAWSAVWNSIYYTVVGLLRLDSPINIFNELTATFFPMLTAGWKLWPFAHLITYGVIPVEQRLLWVDMIELIWVTILSTYSNEKSEARISSVPADVNSTASEE, encoded by the exons ATGGCGTCGGTTCACAGCACCGTCCCTCCCCAAAGCTTCTTTCCTTCAATTTCTAAACCAAAATCAAAACCTAATTCCATTTCCAAGTTGCAAAACTTTCCGGCGTCGATATTTTCGACGAATCCGATTAATAAACGTGTGATGGTATCAACTAAATCATCGGCGGAGGAGTTCGACGTGATAACGGTTCAGAGTGACGATGTAACGGATCAACAAGAAGGTTTGATGGTGAGGCGTGTGGAAATGGAAGGTGGAGATGGCGAATTAGCGACGCAAGTGAATGGATTTGGAGCGAATGAAGGTTTGTTATCGCTGGAaggtttttcttcttctcctccTTCTTCTTCGGGTTTGGTTGGGAATGAGAATGAAGAGAGTGTGGAGAAGCTTCTAGATAGGACTATTAATGCTAGTATTGTTCTTGCTGCTGGTACTTTTGCTCTTACAAAGCTTCTTACTATTGATAGTGATTACTGGCAT GGATGGACAATCTATGAGATAGTAAGATATGCACCTCAGCACAACTGGTCTGCTTATGAGGAAGCTCTTAAGACAAATCCTGTTTTTGCCAAGATGGTAATCAGTGGGGTTGTTTATTCTGTAGGAGACTGGATTGCACAG TGCTTTGAAGGAAAGCCTCTTTTCGAGTTTGATCGTGCACGGATGTTCAGATCGGGGATTGTTGGTTTTGCTCTACATGGCTCTCTTTCTCATTATTACTATCAGTTTTGCGAG GAGCTATTTCCTTACAAAGAATGGTGGGTAGTTCCTGTCAAAGTTGCCTTCGATCAAACTGCATGGTCGGCAGTTTGGAACAGCATTTATTATACGGTTGTGGGGCTCTTGCGTCTTGATTCTCCAATCAATATTTTCAATGAATTGACTGCAACATTTTTCCCCATGTTGACT GCAGGATGGAAGCTGTGGCCATTTGCTCATCTAATTACTTACGGTGTAATACCAGTTGAGCAAAGACTTCTTTGGGTGGATATGATAGAGCTTATTTGGGTGACCATACTTTCAAC atattcaaatgaaaaatcAGAAGCAAGAATCTCTTCGGTTCCGGCAGACGTGAATTCCACTGCATCTGAG GAGTAA
- the LOC101504853 gene encoding trafficking protein particle complex II-specific subunit 130 homolog — MSNFLAQFQTIKNSSDRLVISVEDVSDLWPTVKPAFEARLPFKRASLNNKTRNPVLVEKLSAEFILTTDSRLRSRFPQEQLLFWFREPYATVVLVTCEDLDEFKTILKPRLKLIVQNDEREWFIVFVSKAHPANDQANKMAKKVYAKLEVEFSSRKRERCCKYDMHFPEANFWDDLESKIMECIRNTLDRRVQFYEDEIRKLSEQRLMPVWNFCNFFILKESLAFMFEMAHLHEDALREYDELELCYLETVNMTGKQRDFGGADHGDDQAAILNPGKKALAQIVQEDSFREFEFRQYLFACQSKLLFKLNRPIEVASRGYSFIISFSKSLALHERILPFCMREVWVITACLALIEATTSNYSDGLVAPDVEKEFFRLLGDLYSLARVKFMRLAYLIGYGTDIERSPVNSASLSLLPWVLEKEKLILQATPISKHFGIQRKPLPLEPTVLLREANRRRASLSAGNVFEMFDSRQALMEGSGFDASPKMSPQKVLSNSMTRTNSSPGNFDSSIGRPMRLAEIYIAAEHALKQTISNLEMLKSLSSSEEFEKKYLELTKGAADNYHRSWWKRHGVVLDGEIAAVSFKHGHFDQAAKSYEKVCALYAGEGWQELLAEVLPNLAECQKILNDQAGYLLSCVRLLSLEDGLFLTKERQAFQAEVVRLAHSEMKDPVHLDVSSLITFSGNPGPPLELCDRDPGILSVNVWSGFPDDITLDSISLTLMATYNADEGVKALKSSTAIVLHPGRNTITLDLPPQKPGSYVLGVLTGQIGQLRFRSHGFSKVGPAESDDVMSYEKPAKPILKVSKPRALVDLDAAVSSALLINEHQWVGIFVRPLNYSLKAAVLHIDTGPGLEIEESHIIEMESYAGVSENDDGQVQKAGAQIDSLNSEKKFERSTLHDGKIVFPNWASDTPSILWVLIHAISDTLNRGSSSVTTRRESIVDGMRTIALKLEFGAFHNQIFERTLAVHFTHPFYVRTRVTDKCNDGTLLLQVILHSEVKATLTIYDAWLDLQDGFVHSGQTEGRPNSSFFPLIISPTSKAGILFSIFLDNTDAEEAKKQPESILNIKYGVSGDRTIGAHPPFINESMEVEGARQELIFKSAIILQRPVLDPSLAVGFLPLPSDGLRVGQLVKMQWRVERLKDWNEKEISEQNDEVLYEVNANSGNWMIAGRKRGHVSLSKNQGARIIITVLCMPLVAGYVRPPLLGLPEIDEANIKCKPSGPHLVCVLPPALSSSFCIPVNS; from the exons ATGTCCAACTTCCTCGCTCAGTTCCAAACAATTAAGAATTCCTCCGATCGCCTCGTCATTTCAG TGGAGGATGTGAGTGATTTGTGGCCAACTGTCAAGCCTGCATTTGAGGCGCGGTTGCCGTTCAAAAGGGCAAGTTTGAATAACAAGACAAGGAACCCTGTCTTGGTTGAGAAATTGTCGGCCGAGTTCATATTAACGACAGATTCAAGGCTGCGTAGCCGGTTCCCTCAAGAGCAGTTGCTATTCTGGTTTCGAGAGCCGTATGCAACTGTTGTGCTCGTTACCTGCGAG GATCTTGATGAGTTTAAAACCATCCTTAAACCACGCCTCAAATTAATTGTCCAGAATGATGAAAGGGAATGGTTTATTGTATTTGTATCTAAAGCTCATCCAGCTAATGATCAGGCAAACAAAATGGCAAAGAAAGTATATGCTAAACTCGAAGTTGAGTTTAGCTCCAGAAAAAGAGAAAG ATGCTGCAAATATGATATGCATTTCCCTGAAGCAAATTTTTGGGATGATCTGGAATCAAAGATAATGGAATGCATCAGAAATACACTGGATAGGCGCGTACAATTTTATGAGGATGAGATACGGAAGCTCAGTGAGCAGCGCCTCATGCCAGTCTGGAACTTCTGTAATTTTTTCATTCTGAAG GAAAGCTTGGCTTTTATGTTTGAAATGGCCCACCTCCATGAAGATGCATTACGGGAATATGATGAACTAGAACTCTGCTATCTTGAAACAG TTAACATGACTGGAAAACAAAGAGACTTTGGTGGGGCAGACCATGGTGACGATCAAGCAGCAATTCTCAATCCAGGAAAAAAAGCATTGGCGCAGATTGTCCAAGAGGATTCGTTTAGGGAGTTTGAATTCCGACAGTATCTGTTTGCCTGCCAATCAAAG CTGTTATTCAAGCTAAATCGACCTATTGAGGTAGCATCACGAGGttattcattcataataagCTTCTCAAAATCTTTGGCATTGCATGAG CGTATTCTACCTTTTTGTATGCGTGAAGTCTGGGTGATAACTGCTTGTTTAGCTTTAATTGAAGCAACCACTTCCAACTATAGTGATGGACTTGTGGCACCTGACGTAGAGAAGGAGTTCTTTCGTCTTCTTGGTGACCTATATTCTCTAGCCAGAGTTAAG TTCATGAGGCTAGCATATTTAATTGGGTATGGAACTGATATAGAAAGAAGTCCTGTCAACAG TGCTTCCTTAAGCTTGCTACCTTGG GTGCTTGAGAAAGAAAAG TTGATTCTCCAAGCGACGCCTATTAGCAAGCACTTCGGTATCCAGAGGAAACCCTTGCCCCTTGAACCTACTGTACTTCTACGAGAGGCCAACAGGCGGAGGGCTTCACTTTCTGCTGGAAATGTGTTTGAAATGTTTGATAGCCGCCAAGCTTTAATGGAAGG ATCAGGTTTTGATGCATCCCCCAAGATGTCACCACAAAAAGTACTTTCGAATTCCATGACACGCACTAATTCTTCTCCAGGAAACTTTGATAGCTCAATTGGCAGACCTATGAGGCTTGCTGAGATTTATATTGCTGCCGAACATGCTTTGAAGCAGACAATTTCTAATCTTGAGATGTTAAAATCATTATCATCATCTGAGGAGTTTGAG aaaaaatatttagagcTAACTAAAGGTGCTGCTGACAATTACCACCGTTCCTGGTGGAAAAGACATGGAGTTGTCCTTGATGGTGAGATAGCTGCTGTTTCCTTTAAACATGGACATTTTGACCAAGCTGCAAAGTCATATGAGAAGGTTTGTGCACTGTATGCTGGTGAAGGATGGCAGGAGTTGTTGGCTGAGGTCCTTCCCAATTTAGCCGAGTGTCAGAAGATTCTTAATGATCAAGCTGGCTACTTGCTATCCTGTGTGAGGTTACTTTCTCTTGAAGATGGATTATTTTTGACGAAAGAGCGTCAAGCTTTTCAGGCAGAAGTGGTTCGTCTTGCTCATAGTGAAATGAAGGACCCTGTACATCTTGATGTATCATCATTAATTACATTTTCTGGAAATCCTGGGCCTCCATTGGAGTTATGCGATAGGGATCCTGGTATCCTTTCAGTAAATGTCTGGAGTGGTTTTCCAGATGATATAACTCTAGACTCAATCAGTCTTACGTTAATGGCAACATATAACGCAGATGAAGGTGTAAAG GCATTGAAAAGTTCTACAGCTATTGTATTACACCCTGGTCGAAATACTATTACCTTGGATCTACCACCTCAGAAACCAGGATCATATGTTCTTGGAGTTCTTACTGGGCAGATTGGACAGTTGAGGTTTAGATCTCATGGTTTTTCAAAAGTTGGTCCTGCAGAGAGTGATGATGTAATGAGTTATGAAAAGCCAGCTAAACCCATTTTGAAG GTTTCCAAACCTAGAGCCCTTGTTGATCTTGATGCTGCTGTTTCATCTGCTTTGTTAATAAATGAACACCAATGGGTTGGCATTTTTGTTCGGCCGTTAAATTACTCCCTCAAGGCCGCTGTCTTGCATATTGATACTGGTCCAGGATTGGAGATTGAAGAGTCACACATAATTGAGATGGAAAGCTATGCTGGTGTATCAGAGAATGATGATGGCCAGGTGCAGAAGGCTGGTGCTCAAATAGATTCCTTAAATTCTGAGAAAAAGTTTGAACGTTCAACTCTTCATGATGGTAAAATAGTGTTTCCGAATTGGGCAAGCGACACGCCTTCTATACTTTGGGTTTTGATTCACGCCATCAGTGACACGCTCAACAGAGGATCATCTTCAG TCACAACAAGGAGAGAGAGTATTGTAGATGGAATGAGAACAATAGCTCTGAAACTTGAATTTGGAGCATTCCACAATCAGATATTTGAAAG GACCCTTGCAGTGCATTTTACACATCCTTTCTATGTGAGGACACGTGTTACTGATAAATGCAATGATGGTACCCTGCTTCTGCAG GTAATACTTCACTCTGAAGTAAAGGCTACATTGACCATATACGATGCTTGGCTCGATCTTCAAGATGGATTTGTTCATTCCGGTCAAACTGAGGGTAGACctaattcaagcttcttcccactaATCATATCTCCCACTTCCAAAGCAGGAATTTTGTTTAGTATCTTCCTAGACAACACAGATGCAGAAG AAGCCAAGAAGCAACCAGAAagcatattaaatattaaatatggaGTTTCTGGTGATAGAACAATTGGAGCCCATCCTCCTTTTATAAATGAATCTATGGAAGTTGAGGGTGCTAGACAGGAATTGATCTTCAAGAGTGCAATTATTTTGCAAAGGCCTGTGCTTGATCCGAGCCTAGCCGTTGGTTTTCTTCCTCTCCCTTCAGATGGCCTAAGAGTTGGACAACTAGTTAAGATGCAATGGAGGGTGGAAAGGTTGAAGGATTGGAATGAGAAAGAAATTTCTGAACAGAAT GATGAGGTTCTGTATGAGGTAAACGCAAATTCTGGAAATTGGATGATTGCTGGAAGGAAAAGAGGGCATGTATCTCTCTCCAAAAATCAAG GTGCAAGGATAATTATCACCGTATTATGCATGCCATTAGTGGCTGGTTATGTGCGTCCTCCTCTACTAGGGCTGCCAGAAATTGATGAGGCAAATATAAAGTGCAAACCTTCTGGGCCACATCTAGTTTGTGTTTTGCCGCCAGCGCTCAGCTCATCCTTCTGTATTCCGGTTAATTCATGA
- the LOC101506036 gene encoding uncharacterized protein, protein MQDTLQQQTKESSQLTSKMSISGSNMNDGYLTMSQRFRPACTCSNRPGSVRCARHGYVVPGERLKKRVASKEILRRALTPPPKRLGLRWLNFKPTPSRLSNMSMASCSF, encoded by the coding sequence ATGCAAGACACCCTTCAACAACAAACTAAAGAAAGTTCACAACTTACATCAAAGATGTCGATTTCCGGTTCAAACATGAACGATGGTTACTTAACCATGTCTCAACGGTTCAGACCGGCTTGTACTTGCTCGAACCGGCCCGGTTCGGTTCGATGCGCGCGTCATGGGTATGTTGTGCCAGGGGAGAGGTTGAAGAAGCGCGTGGCGAGTAAAGAGATTTTGAGAAGAGCATTAACGCCGCCACCGAAACGTTTAGGACTTAGATGGTTGAATTTCAAACCAACGCCAAGTAGACTCTCTAACATGTCCATGGCTTCATGTTCTTTTTGA